One genomic segment of Salinigranum rubrum includes these proteins:
- a CDS encoding DNA primase large subunit PriL: MSREVRHARYPFFSAAREAVREADLSLIGLVERDAPAVGRARERVERALTAGTTAPEEPDRWDPRDELLSYPIARILVSLVEDSTAVEKYAAAEAATAAERFETDFASDDDGLRSVERAGVTREEVLAEFGIDAEPESGRERSGRGWYWVGLTTYLTFSDPDWGDDWRLVNREVREGRVRVERAELDRLVEEAVHRRVAEGLPFDVRERNPDLAAGLEPALASVRQLLTAGHAPTSGVSVVEPSLFPPCVKALLERSRGGETLPPESRFSLTAFLVAIGLDGDTIASVAGFDEEPTTTQAEFLRDREGVQYPSPSCATMQAYGDCVNRDERCERITHPLSYYKHAVEAQAGAGVEAVGVADAGDEN, translated from the coding sequence ATGTCACGGGAGGTGCGTCACGCGCGGTACCCGTTCTTCAGCGCGGCGAGAGAGGCCGTGCGAGAGGCGGACCTGTCGCTCATCGGGCTGGTGGAGCGCGACGCACCGGCCGTCGGGCGGGCCCGCGAGCGCGTCGAGCGGGCGCTCACGGCTGGAACGACCGCTCCCGAAGAGCCCGACCGGTGGGACCCCAGGGACGAACTGCTCTCGTACCCCATCGCGCGCATCCTCGTCTCACTGGTGGAAGACAGCACGGCCGTCGAGAAGTACGCGGCCGCGGAGGCGGCGACGGCGGCCGAACGGTTCGAGACGGACTTCGCGTCCGACGACGACGGCCTGCGGAGCGTCGAACGCGCGGGCGTCACCCGCGAGGAGGTGCTCGCGGAGTTCGGCATCGACGCCGAGCCCGAATCCGGGCGGGAGCGGAGCGGTCGCGGCTGGTACTGGGTCGGGCTGACGACGTACCTCACGTTCTCTGACCCCGACTGGGGCGACGACTGGCGGCTCGTCAACCGCGAGGTCCGGGAGGGGAGGGTCCGCGTCGAGCGGGCGGAACTCGACCGCCTCGTAGAGGAGGCCGTCCACCGGCGGGTCGCCGAGGGCCTCCCGTTCGACGTCCGCGAGCGCAACCCGGACCTCGCCGCGGGTCTCGAACCCGCCCTGGCCTCGGTTCGACAGTTGCTCACGGCGGGCCACGCGCCGACGTCGGGCGTGAGCGTCGTCGAACCCTCGCTGTTCCCGCCGTGCGTCAAGGCGCTCCTCGAACGGAGTCGCGGGGGCGAGACGCTCCCGCCGGAGTCGCGCTTCTCGCTCACGGCGTTTCTGGTCGCCATCGGCCTCGACGGCGACACCATCGCGTCGGTCGCGGGCTTCGACGAGGAACCGACGACCACGCAGGCCGAGTTCCTCCGCGACCGGGAGGGGGTGCAGTACCCCTCGCCGTCGTGTGCGACGATGCAGGCGTACGGCGACTGCGTGAACCGCGACGAACGCTGTGAGCGCATCACGCACCCGCTGTCGTACTACAAGCACGCCGTCGAGGCGCAGGCGGGTGCTGGCGTCGAAGCGGTCGGCGTCGCGGACGCGGGAGACGAGAACTGA
- a CDS encoding DUF7472 family protein, which produces MALEAEMRRKIVVSIVTVLVFIGIIIGIGVTFNDGGLGSTGGLALIGSIVLFVLLMAGVGLFLSQ; this is translated from the coding sequence ATGGCCCTCGAAGCGGAGATGCGTCGGAAGATCGTCGTCTCCATCGTCACCGTCCTCGTCTTCATCGGCATCATCATCGGGATCGGCGTGACGTTCAACGACGGCGGCCTCGGCAGCACCGGCGGCCTCGCTCTCATCGGGAGCATCGTCCTGTTCGTCCTCCTGATGGCCGGGGTCGGCCTCTTCCTCTCGCAGTAA
- a CDS encoding branched-chain amino acid ABC transporter permease: MLADALAGVVQTVVYGLVNGSVIAVGAVGLTLSYGVTRFINFAYGEFLTLGAYVALLVVGFGVGVPAASLVALVVVGLLGVGLARVFYDPLSDRGPLPLLITSIGLAFVLRNGVRAVAGTEARQLPVPLVRPWTFLGIRLTPVEAGILLAALATMFGVHLLLQRTMLGKRMRATSGNRELASIAGIDTDRVVRRTWFLSSVVGALSGVLLAVQFSPFRPTMGWDFLVVVFAATLLGGIGKPYGAMAGALVVGVAMSLGTRYVATEYTMAYAFVILVGVLLLKPEGIAGGAR, encoded by the coding sequence ATGCTCGCCGACGCGCTCGCGGGCGTCGTTCAGACCGTCGTCTACGGCCTCGTCAACGGGAGCGTCATCGCCGTCGGCGCCGTGGGGCTGACGCTCTCGTACGGCGTCACCCGGTTCATCAACTTCGCCTACGGGGAGTTTCTCACCCTCGGCGCGTACGTCGCGCTCCTCGTCGTCGGGTTCGGCGTCGGCGTCCCCGCCGCGTCCCTCGTCGCGCTCGTCGTCGTCGGTCTCCTGGGCGTGGGCCTCGCCCGCGTCTTCTACGACCCTCTTTCGGACCGGGGGCCACTGCCGCTGCTCATCACGAGCATCGGCCTCGCGTTCGTTCTCCGCAACGGCGTCCGCGCCGTCGCCGGCACCGAGGCCCGACAGCTTCCGGTCCCGCTGGTCCGACCGTGGACGTTTCTGGGGATTCGGCTCACGCCCGTCGAGGCGGGCATCCTCCTCGCCGCCCTCGCGACGATGTTCGGTGTCCACCTCCTCCTCCAGCGGACGATGCTCGGTAAGCGGATGCGCGCAACGAGCGGCAACCGCGAACTCGCGTCCATCGCCGGCATCGACACCGATCGCGTGGTTCGGAGGACCTGGTTCCTTTCGAGCGTCGTCGGCGCGCTCTCGGGCGTCCTGCTGGCCGTCCAGTTCTCCCCGTTCCGGCCCACGATGGGGTGGGACTTCCTCGTCGTCGTCTTCGCCGCGACTCTGCTGGGCGGCATCGGGAAACCGTACGGCGCGATGGCCGGCGCGCTCGTCGTCGGCGTCGCCATGAGCCTCGGCACTCGATACGTCGCCACCGAGTACACGATGGCGTACGCGTTCGTCATCCTGGTCGGGGTGCTCCTCCTGAAACCGGAGGGCATCGCGGGGGGTGCTCGCTGA
- a CDS encoding branched-chain amino acid ABC transporter permease — MVEIAGVAVALLSIGTIALVYAMLTMGLNVHYGYTGLLNFGHVAFFAAGAYTSALLTVPPPGPGANYTVALSLPMPWGLPVSLVAAALVGGLLATLIGLTSVRLGTHYLAIATFALAGIFEDVLVNEAWLTAGTFGLNSVPRPGRALLGPGTWQLAYFVFALVLTVGVYLVVERLSDAPFGRLLRGVRESEEAAEVLGKDTTRVKLKSFAIGGMIAGLAGGVYAHYVGSVVAVTFVALVTFLVWVALLLGGAGSNLGAVVGAVVLVAFREGTRYLPDLGGSPTLLPSLRFVVIGFLLILVVRFRPAGLFGDPNELVLAGDDE, encoded by the coding sequence ATGGTCGAAATCGCGGGCGTCGCGGTGGCACTGCTCAGTATCGGTACCATCGCGCTCGTCTACGCGATGCTCACGATGGGGCTGAACGTCCACTACGGCTACACTGGCCTGCTCAACTTCGGACACGTCGCCTTCTTCGCGGCGGGCGCGTACACCTCCGCGCTTCTCACTGTGCCGCCGCCCGGTCCCGGCGCCAACTACACCGTCGCGCTCTCGCTGCCGATGCCGTGGGGCTTACCCGTGAGCCTCGTGGCCGCGGCGCTCGTCGGCGGCCTGCTCGCGACGCTCATCGGCCTCACGAGCGTCCGCCTCGGGACGCACTACCTCGCCATCGCGACGTTCGCCCTCGCGGGCATCTTCGAGGACGTCCTCGTCAACGAGGCGTGGCTGACGGCAGGAACGTTCGGACTCAACAGCGTCCCCCGACCCGGACGGGCGCTCCTCGGACCGGGAACGTGGCAACTCGCGTACTTCGTTTTCGCGCTCGTCCTGACCGTCGGCGTCTACCTCGTCGTCGAACGCCTGAGCGACGCCCCGTTCGGCCGCCTCCTGAGGGGCGTCCGGGAGTCGGAGGAGGCCGCCGAGGTTCTGGGGAAGGACACCACCCGCGTGAAGCTGAAGTCGTTCGCCATCGGCGGGATGATCGCCGGCCTCGCCGGCGGGGTGTACGCCCACTACGTCGGCAGCGTCGTCGCCGTCACGTTCGTCGCGCTCGTCACGTTCCTCGTGTGGGTCGCGCTCCTCCTGGGAGGGGCCGGGTCGAACCTCGGCGCCGTCGTCGGTGCCGTCGTCCTCGTCGCCTTCCGCGAGGGGACGCGCTACCTCCCCGACCTGGGCGGGTCGCCGACGCTCCTCCCCTCGCTCCGGTTCGTCGTCATCGGCTTCCTCCTGATCCTCGTCGTCCGGTTCCGCCCCGCGGGGCTGTTCGGGGACCCGAACGAACTCGTGCTGGCGGGTGACGACGAGTGA
- a CDS encoding ADP-dependent glucokinase/phosphofructokinase, translating to MDLQAALDALDGYPVLCAYNANVDGIRRVDADLESVLGPPGDDPDGRLDSRSELAAAIAATMNRGSGDERAMTDAFAADLESSLAADEQRLGGQAGIMADVLSSLGGSPVFYTYLLSGRQRAQFTHPDGIRFPVAEGDEEGGEGELVLRRLEDAPPAEKTKLNWIFEFDAGDTFFGTTAADASRFIAASRPDEFDLHTSVDGHAETLGERVGCAVLSGFHSVNREYESGETFETCLDNAASFVRGVGDHARVQVELGVTHDPAIREKMREAIVPEADVVSLDGRELDQLRDDLGVSVPTTEDGIVRRYETLEAVREQLEIGALSFHAKSYFLATFDDRYLPPAAVRDGFDVAAYVAAAKAEDGLVTGADDLGAATRFERSAKGIDAVDRLADALDVPCEDGVVASPGVVAVPNRVVETPASTVGIGDSVSVTSFALANAVAEER from the coding sequence ATGGACCTCCAGGCCGCGCTGGACGCGCTCGACGGCTACCCGGTGCTGTGTGCGTACAACGCGAACGTCGACGGCATCCGGCGCGTCGACGCCGACCTCGAATCGGTTCTCGGTCCCCCCGGCGACGACCCCGACGGTCGACTCGACTCCCGGAGCGAACTCGCGGCGGCCATCGCGGCGACCATGAATCGAGGAAGCGGCGACGAGCGCGCCATGACCGACGCGTTCGCGGCCGACCTCGAATCGTCGCTCGCCGCGGACGAACAGCGTCTCGGGGGACAGGCCGGCATCATGGCCGACGTGCTGTCGTCGCTCGGCGGGAGCCCCGTCTTCTACACGTATCTGCTCTCCGGACGGCAACGCGCGCAGTTCACCCATCCCGACGGCATCCGGTTCCCGGTCGCAGAAGGGGACGAGGAGGGTGGCGAGGGGGAACTCGTGCTCCGTCGACTCGAAGACGCTCCGCCCGCCGAGAAGACGAAGCTCAACTGGATCTTCGAGTTCGACGCGGGCGACACGTTCTTCGGGACGACCGCGGCCGACGCCTCGCGCTTCATCGCGGCGTCCCGTCCCGACGAGTTCGACCTCCACACCTCCGTCGACGGCCACGCCGAAACCCTCGGCGAGCGGGTCGGCTGTGCGGTCCTCTCGGGCTTTCACAGCGTCAACCGCGAGTACGAGAGCGGGGAGACGTTCGAGACGTGTCTCGACAACGCCGCGTCGTTCGTCCGGGGCGTCGGCGACCACGCGCGGGTGCAGGTCGAACTCGGGGTGACGCACGACCCCGCCATCAGGGAGAAGATGCGCGAGGCAATCGTCCCCGAGGCCGACGTGGTGAGCCTCGACGGCCGCGAACTCGACCAGTTGCGCGACGACCTCGGCGTCTCGGTGCCGACGACCGAAGACGGAATCGTCCGCCGGTACGAGACGCTCGAAGCCGTCCGCGAGCAGTTAGAAATCGGCGCGCTGTCGTTCCACGCGAAGTCGTACTTCCTCGCGACGTTCGACGACCGCTACCTCCCGCCCGCGGCCGTCCGGGACGGCTTCGACGTCGCGGCGTACGTCGCGGCCGCGAAGGCGGAAGACGGACTGGTGACCGGCGCGGACGACCTCGGAGCCGCGACGCGGTTCGAGCGATCCGCGAAGGGAATCGACGCCGTCGACCGACTCGCTGACGCCCTCGACGTCCCGTGTGAGGACGGCGTCGTCGCGTCGCCCGGCGTGGTGGCGGTCCCGAACCGCGTCGTCGAAACGCCCGCGAGCACCGTCGGTATCGGCGATTCGGTCTCGGTGACGAGTTTCGCGCTGGCGAACGCGGTGGCCGAGGAGAGATAG
- a CDS encoding ABC transporter ATP-binding protein — translation MDSTPALAVADLVKTFGGIRAVDGTTFSVPAGSITGLIGPNGAGKSTLFDLVTGVLTPDSGEIRLRGEDVVGRAPHEVAAAGVGRTFQTPKTFAGMSVADNLAFAATNQTGESALNALFRGKTVADEERAVAERVAETLDFLDLSHLADEYARGLSGGQRKLLELGRVLMLDPSLLMLDEPAAGVNPALTEKLLERVRALNDEGRTVLFVEHDIDLVMRECDHVVVMHNGATLATGTPEEIRANDRVVDAYLGGG, via the coding sequence GTGGACTCCACGCCCGCGCTCGCCGTCGCGGACCTCGTGAAGACGTTCGGCGGTATCAGGGCCGTCGACGGCACCACGTTCTCGGTCCCGGCGGGGTCGATTACGGGACTCATCGGCCCGAACGGTGCCGGGAAGTCGACGCTGTTCGACCTCGTCACGGGCGTACTCACGCCCGACTCGGGCGAAATCCGCCTCCGGGGAGAGGACGTCGTCGGCCGCGCCCCACACGAGGTGGCCGCCGCGGGCGTCGGCCGGACGTTCCAGACGCCGAAGACGTTCGCCGGCATGAGCGTCGCCGACAACCTCGCGTTCGCGGCCACCAACCAGACCGGGGAGTCGGCGCTCAACGCGCTCTTTCGGGGGAAAACGGTCGCCGACGAGGAGCGCGCCGTCGCCGAGCGCGTGGCCGAGACGCTCGACTTCCTCGACCTCTCGCACCTCGCCGACGAGTACGCCCGCGGCCTCTCCGGCGGCCAGCGGAAACTCCTCGAACTCGGTCGCGTTCTCATGCTCGACCCCTCGCTCCTCATGCTCGACGAACCCGCCGCCGGGGTGAACCCCGCGCTCACCGAAAAGTTACTCGAACGGGTCCGCGCGCTCAACGACGAGGGCCGGACCGTGCTCTTTGTCGAGCACGACATCGACCTCGTCATGCGCGAGTGCGACCACGTCGTCGTCATGCACAACGGGGCGACGCTCGCGACCGGTACCCCCGAAGAGATTCGGGCGAACGACCGCGTCGTCGACGCCTATCTGGGGGGTGGCTGA
- a CDS encoding adenosylhomocysteinase: MSQPSITDRLGDPETAREEGRRKMDWAMQHMPILQSLSGEFASEEPLDGEVVGMAMHVEAKTANLVELLAEGGAEVAITGCNPLSTHDDVSAALDAHPRITSYAERGVDDEQYYADIEAVIGHEPTITVDDGMDMVAAIHESFPELIDTIVGGCEETTTGVHRLRAMDADGELKYPVFAVNDTPMKTLFDNVHGTGESALATIAMTTNLSWASKTVVVAGYGYCGKGVAKKAAGQNANVVVTEVEPRRALEAHMEGYDVMPMADAAEVGDVFITTTGNRDVITREHFEVMQDGVLLANAGHFDVEVNLDHLSDMAVDQYEARDGVDAYELKDGRRLNVLAEGRLVNLAAPIALGHPVEVMDQSFGVQAVCVRELVEHGEEYGAGVHDVPDDLDREVAEIKLAAEGVEYDSLTDEQAEYMDSWDHGT, translated from the coding sequence ATGAGTCAGCCGTCTATCACCGACCGTCTCGGTGACCCCGAGACCGCACGCGAGGAGGGCCGCCGCAAGATGGACTGGGCGATGCAGCACATGCCCATCCTGCAGTCGCTCTCCGGGGAGTTCGCGAGCGAAGAACCGCTCGACGGAGAGGTCGTCGGGATGGCGATGCACGTCGAGGCGAAGACGGCGAACCTCGTCGAACTCCTCGCCGAGGGCGGCGCCGAGGTGGCCATCACGGGCTGTAACCCCCTGTCGACGCACGACGACGTGAGCGCGGCGCTCGACGCCCACCCTCGAATCACCTCCTACGCCGAGCGCGGCGTCGACGACGAGCAGTACTACGCCGACATCGAGGCGGTCATCGGACACGAACCGACCATCACCGTCGACGACGGGATGGACATGGTCGCGGCCATCCACGAGTCGTTTCCTGAACTGATCGACACCATCGTCGGCGGCTGTGAGGAGACGACGACCGGTGTGCACCGCCTCCGTGCGATGGACGCCGACGGGGAGTTGAAATACCCCGTGTTCGCCGTCAACGACACCCCGATGAAGACGCTGTTCGACAACGTTCACGGCACGGGCGAGTCGGCGCTGGCGACCATCGCGATGACGACCAACCTCTCGTGGGCGTCGAAGACCGTCGTCGTCGCCGGCTACGGCTACTGTGGCAAGGGGGTAGCGAAGAAGGCCGCCGGTCAGAACGCGAACGTCGTCGTCACCGAAGTCGAGCCCCGACGCGCGCTGGAGGCGCACATGGAGGGGTACGACGTCATGCCGATGGCCGACGCGGCGGAGGTGGGCGACGTCTTCATCACCACCACCGGCAACCGCGACGTCATCACCCGCGAGCACTTCGAGGTCATGCAGGACGGCGTCCTCCTCGCCAACGCCGGCCACTTCGACGTCGAGGTCAACCTCGACCACCTCTCGGACATGGCGGTCGACCAGTACGAGGCGCGCGACGGCGTCGACGCGTACGAGTTAAAAGATGGAAGACGGCTGAACGTCCTCGCCGAGGGCCGACTGGTGAACCTCGCCGCACCCATCGCGCTCGGACACCCGGTTGAGGTGATGGACCAGTCGTTCGGGGTTCAGGCGGTCTGCGTGCGCGAACTCGTCGAACACGGCGAGGAGTACGGCGCGGGCGTCCACGACGTCCCCGACGACCTCGACCGCGAGGTGGCCGAGATCAAACTCGCCGCCGAGGGCGTCGAGTACGACTCCCTGACCGACGAGCAGGCGGAGTACATGGACTCGTGGGACCACGGGACGTAG
- the hjc gene encoding Holliday junction resolvase Hjc: protein MSANRKGDRRERELVNRLDEAGFAVMRAPASGSATTRELPDVLAGNGEVFYAIEAKSSAGDPIYLTGEEVEALIYFAQNFGAKARIAVRFDREDWYFFHPGDLYVTDGGNYRVKKETALAEGEDFDEFVGRSQKTTLDDLD from the coding sequence ATGTCCGCGAACCGCAAGGGCGACCGCCGAGAGCGGGAACTCGTCAACCGTCTCGACGAGGCTGGCTTCGCCGTGATGCGCGCGCCCGCGTCCGGGAGTGCAACCACGCGCGAACTCCCCGACGTGCTCGCCGGCAACGGCGAGGTGTTCTACGCTATCGAGGCCAAATCGAGCGCCGGCGACCCCATCTATCTCACCGGCGAGGAGGTCGAGGCGCTCATCTACTTCGCACAGAACTTCGGTGCCAAGGCCCGCATCGCCGTCCGCTTCGACCGCGAGGACTGGTACTTCTTCCACCCGGGCGACCTCTACGTCACCGACGGCGGCAACTACCGGGTGAAGAAGGAGACGGCGCTCGCCGAGGGCGAGGACTTCGACGAGTTCGTCGGCCGTTCACAGAAGACGACGCTCGACGACCTGGACTAG
- a CDS encoding ABC transporter ATP-binding protein: MAAEADLDRVPRLDDALLSVRGVETGYGDLQVLRGVDLDVRAEEIVLVFGPNGAGKSTLMRAIYRLLPLWAGTVTVGGTDVSAVETDDLVDYGVGYVPQTENVFPNLTVSENLDIGGAAVSGSKRRRAELYDLFPRLEERLEQRASTLSGGERQMLAMARALMADPDVLLVDEPSAGLAPQLVDRAFDHVQRVREEGTAVLMVEQNVRAALGVADRGYVLDMGENRFEGPADELLASDAVRDLYLGRRDD, from the coding sequence GTGGCGGCCGAGGCCGACCTCGACCGCGTCCCCCGCCTCGACGACGCCCTCCTCTCCGTCCGCGGGGTCGAGACGGGATACGGCGACCTCCAGGTGCTCCGCGGCGTCGACCTCGACGTTCGAGCCGAGGAGATAGTCCTCGTCTTCGGCCCGAACGGCGCCGGGAAGTCGACGCTCATGCGCGCCATCTACCGGTTGCTGCCGCTGTGGGCGGGGACGGTCACCGTCGGCGGGACCGACGTCTCGGCGGTCGAGACGGACGACCTCGTCGACTACGGCGTCGGCTACGTCCCGCAGACGGAGAACGTCTTCCCCAATCTGACCGTCTCGGAGAACCTCGACATCGGCGGTGCTGCGGTCTCCGGTTCGAAACGGCGACGCGCCGAACTGTACGACCTCTTCCCGCGCCTCGAAGAGCGTCTGGAGCAACGGGCGTCGACACTGTCGGGCGGCGAACGGCAGATGCTCGCGATGGCGCGGGCGTTGATGGCCGACCCGGACGTCCTGCTCGTCGACGAACCGTCGGCGGGACTCGCGCCGCAGTTGGTCGACCGCGCGTTCGACCACGTCCAGCGGGTCCGCGAGGAGGGGACGGCCGTGCTGATGGTCGAGCAGAACGTCCGCGCGGCGCTCGGCGTCGCCGACCGGGGGTACGTCCTCGACATGGGCGAGAACCGCTTCGAGGGCCCGGCCGACGAATTACTCGCCAGCGACGCGGTCCGCGACCTCTACCTCGGGAGACGCGACGACTGA
- a CDS encoding SWIM zinc finger family protein codes for MTHPAHTPASQHTQHTRLPPAGATGRALRARTEPMTVRPLRDRRYVVETEGGTYVVDLDRRTCTCPDHAIRGSRCKHLRRVAIEVTERRVPAPDERPSVCAVCGREAFVPFDSTGAQLCDRHAHRPGDVVTDRETGSALLVVGVTTERADAVETQEGRFVADYESNRHYGGHEPVVDAVYLEDDEPRKRYRFPASRLRAESEGDGTGPQARRARALPVDGETDETSGATGESERAASDTEGTPRYEVESPTGFESAA; via the coding sequence ATGACGCACCCAGCACACACACCCGCGTCACAGCACACACAGCACACGCGACTCCCACCGGCGGGCGCGACGGGCCGCGCGCTCCGCGCCCGCACCGAACCGATGACCGTCCGCCCCCTCCGCGACCGCCGGTACGTCGTCGAAACCGAGGGCGGAACGTACGTCGTCGACCTCGACCGGCGCACCTGTACCTGTCCGGACCACGCGATTCGCGGCTCCAGATGCAAGCACCTCCGCCGGGTCGCCATCGAAGTCACCGAGCGACGCGTCCCCGCGCCGGACGAGCGACCGTCCGTCTGTGCGGTCTGTGGCCGCGAGGCGTTCGTCCCGTTCGATTCGACGGGCGCACAGCTCTGTGACCGCCACGCACACCGACCGGGCGACGTCGTCACCGACCGCGAGACCGGTTCCGCGCTGCTCGTCGTCGGCGTCACCACGGAGCGAGCGGACGCCGTCGAGACCCAGGAGGGCCGGTTCGTCGCCGACTACGAGTCCAATCGACACTACGGCGGGCACGAACCCGTCGTCGACGCGGTCTATCTCGAAGACGACGAGCCGCGGAAACGGTACCGGTTCCCGGCCTCCCGACTCCGGGCAGAGAGCGAGGGTGACGGAACGGGGCCGCAGGCTCGCCGTGCTAGAGCCCTCCCCGTCGACGGCGAGACCGACGAAACGTCGGGAGCCACCGGGGAATCCGAGCGCGCCGCGAGCGACACCGAAGGGACGCCCCGGTACGAGGTGGAGTCGCCCACGGGGTTCGAGTCCGCCGCCTGA
- a CDS encoding DMT family transporter, with amino-acid sequence MDLSAPPAVLLLAFLPALMWGFTPVIEKRALSDGGTPLQAAFTVVVVDSSVYLVALAVLQDDPFGDLTLGTLAVFAAAGAVGTALGRLAIFAGNARVGASISSAVVSARPLFATALAVGFLGEPLTLPTGLGILVLVLGLGVLSVAKGGDLGGWSGRDLLVPLVAAAAFAVGNVARRWGLSAAEATPLEAVAVNELAALVTLGAYVAVAGRNRVLGRPRRSYLVFAVSGLITAVALLSMFTALSHPEGRIAVVDPLIATAPLFTVVFSWRLLGDLERVTRGVVVGALLVVLGAALVTGGPALLPG; translated from the coding sequence ATGGACCTCTCGGCTCCGCCCGCCGTCCTCCTCCTCGCGTTCCTCCCGGCGCTCATGTGGGGCTTCACTCCCGTCATCGAGAAACGGGCGCTCTCGGACGGCGGGACGCCGCTCCAGGCGGCGTTCACAGTCGTCGTCGTCGACTCCTCGGTCTATCTGGTCGCGCTCGCCGTCCTCCAGGACGACCCGTTCGGCGACCTCACGCTCGGGACGCTCGCCGTCTTCGCCGCCGCCGGTGCCGTCGGAACCGCCCTGGGCCGCCTCGCCATCTTCGCCGGCAACGCCCGCGTCGGCGCGAGCATCTCGAGTGCGGTCGTCAGCGCCCGCCCGCTGTTCGCCACGGCGCTCGCGGTCGGCTTCCTCGGCGAACCGCTCACGCTCCCGACCGGCCTCGGCATTCTCGTTCTCGTCCTCGGTCTCGGCGTCCTCTCGGTCGCCAAGGGCGGGGACCTCGGCGGCTGGTCGGGGAGGGACCTCCTCGTCCCGCTGGTCGCCGCGGCCGCCTTCGCCGTCGGTAACGTCGCCCGACGGTGGGGGCTCTCGGCCGCCGAGGCCACGCCGCTCGAAGCCGTCGCCGTCAACGAACTCGCCGCGCTCGTCACGCTCGGAGCGTACGTCGCCGTCGCCGGTCGGAACCGGGTGCTTGGCCGCCCCCGACGGTCGTATCTGGTGTTCGCCGTCAGCGGCCTCATCACCGCCGTCGCGCTGCTCTCGATGTTCACGGCGCTGTCGCACCCCGAAGGGAGAATCGCCGTCGTCGACCCGCTCATCGCGACGGCCCCGCTCTTCACCGTCGTGTTCTCCTGGCGACTCCTCGGGGACCTCGAACGGGTCACCCGCGGGGTCGTGGTCGGCGCGCTGTTGGTCGTCCTCGGGGCCGCGCTCGTGACTGGGGGTCCCGCACTGCTGCCTGGCTGA